In one window of Primulina tabacum isolate GXHZ01 chromosome 8, ASM2559414v2, whole genome shotgun sequence DNA:
- the LOC142553497 gene encoding fasciclin-like arabinogalactan protein 11 — MEQRIPLIFSLPFFLLLLFQCTKTLAQPPATAPSGPTNITRILEKAGQFTTFIRLLQITLLGDQIDTQLNNSNQGLTVFAPTDNAFSSLKTGTLNSLTNQDKVALVQFHVLPTFLSMSQFQTVSNPLRTQAGDTRNGEFPLNVTTSGNQVNISTGVDDATLGNTVYTDNQLAVYQVDKVLLPWSIFGPPSPAPAPVTGGTENKKANSAAATDSPADSSGVTGDAVPGAVAFGVALFGIFYL; from the coding sequence atggaacaAAGGATCCCTTTGATCTTCTCTCTCCCGTTTTTTCTACTGCTTCTCTTCCAATGCACCAAAACCTTAGCTCAGCCACCGGCCACCGCCCCCTCTGGTCCAACAAACATAACCAGAATCCTCGAAAAAGCCGGCCAGTTCACCACATTCATTCGTCTCCTACAAATCACACTACTAGGAGATCAAATCGATACCCAGCTCAACAACTCCAACCAGGGTTTAACAGTCTTCGCTCCAACTGATAACGCCTTTTCGAGCCTCAAAACGGGTACGCTCAACTCTTTAACCAATCAAGATAAGGTGGCATTGGTCCAGTTTCATGTCCTTCCGACTTTCCTATCCATGTCACAGTTCCAAACTGTGAGCAATCCACTGAGAACTCAGGCCGGGGACACCAGAAACGGGGAGTTCCCATTGAACGTCACAACTTCCGGGAACCAGGTTAACATTTCCACCGGAGTCGACGATGCCACCTTGGGGAACACCGTGTATACCGACAATCAGCTGGCTGTGTATCAGGTGGACAAGGTTCTTCTTCCTTGGAGCATCTTCGGTCCGCCTTCTCCTGCTCCGGCACCGGTGACGGGGGGTACTGAGAATAAGAAAGCGAACTCGGCTGCCGCTACTGATTCTCCGGCTGATTCATCTGGGGTAACTGGTGATGCTGTGCCTGGCGCGGTGGCCTTTGGAGTTGCGTTGTttggaatattttatttgtga
- the LOC142554490 gene encoding DNA polymerase II subunit B3-1-like yields MNGHIKYGVPMKGHVKHEDPEVLVVPSSSAETENGDAGGSGEEVEEGGAAEKIEDALYKFPMNRVSRIIRSEISNVRLSQEAVFVINRASEKFLDLFSREAYAFVFLDRKSYIAYDHLSSVVSKRKRFDLVSDFVPERVKAEDALVQISDSEK; encoded by the exons ATGAATGGCCATATCAAATATGGAGTGCCTATGAAGGGCCATGTTAAGCATGAAGATCCTGAGGTTCTTGTGGTGCCATCTTCGAGCGCAGAAACTGAAAACGGTGACGCTGGGGGATCAGGTGAGGAGGTGGAGGAGGGCGGGGCGGCAGAGAAGATCGAGGATGCGTTGTATAAGTTTCCAATGAATCGCGTCAGTCGGATTATTCGGAGTGAGATTTCGAATGTTCGACTCTCACAGGAGGCGGTTTTCGTCATCAACAGAGCTTCG GAGAAATTTCTTGATCTATTCAGCAGAGAGGCTTATGCTTTTGTATTTCTCGATCGAAAAAGTTATATAGCTTACGACCATTTAT CTTCTGTTGTTTCTAAACGAAAGAGATTTGACCTTGTCTCTG ATTTCGTTCCCGAGAGGGTGAAGGCCGAGGACGCCTTGGTGCAGATTTCAGATTCAGAGAAGTAA